One genomic segment of Calditerricola satsumensis includes these proteins:
- a CDS encoding ABC transporter ATP-binding protein yields the protein MIRTENLTKRFEQIVAVKDLTLSVREGTIFGLVGPNGAGKTTTLAMLATLLRPSAGRAIVGGYDVATQPDRVRRIVGFNPDSFGFADDLKVTEYLDFYGACYGMGRLERARRIPDLLERVGLADKADAYVDSLSRGMKQRLGLARCLLHDPAVLILDEPASGLDPGTRVQFRAMLKALRDEGKTILISSHILPELADLCDEVGIMVGGTLVAAGSVAEILARISGERLLHIEVLENAEGAAAWLAERDGISRVKREGRQLAVAFVGGEADQAALLQAMVAEGFRVLRFQPAARTLEDVFLSVTGEGNG from the coding sequence ATGATCCGCACGGAAAACCTCACCAAGCGCTTTGAACAGATCGTCGCCGTGAAGGATCTCACGCTTTCCGTGCGAGAGGGCACGATTTTCGGCCTGGTCGGCCCCAACGGCGCGGGAAAGACGACCACGCTGGCCATGTTGGCGACGCTCCTGCGCCCAAGCGCGGGGAGGGCCATCGTCGGCGGTTACGACGTGGCGACCCAGCCGGACCGGGTGCGGCGCATTGTGGGCTTTAACCCCGACAGCTTTGGTTTCGCCGACGACCTGAAGGTGACGGAATACTTGGACTTCTATGGCGCGTGCTACGGAATGGGCCGTCTCGAACGCGCCCGGCGCATTCCGGACTTGCTGGAACGGGTCGGATTGGCCGATAAGGCCGACGCTTACGTGGACAGCCTGTCGCGGGGCATGAAACAGCGCCTGGGCTTGGCGCGCTGCCTCCTGCACGACCCGGCGGTGCTGATCCTTGACGAGCCGGCGTCCGGCCTCGATCCCGGCACGCGCGTCCAGTTTCGCGCGATGTTGAAGGCCCTGCGCGACGAGGGCAAGACCATTCTGATCAGCTCGCACATCCTGCCCGAGCTGGCCGACCTGTGCGACGAGGTTGGGATCATGGTGGGCGGCACGCTGGTGGCGGCAGGAAGCGTTGCCGAGATTCTCGCGCGCATCTCGGGCGAGCGCCTCCTGCATATCGAGGTGTTGGAGAACGCCGAGGGAGCGGCGGCGTGGCTGGCTGAACGGGACGGCATAAGCCGGGTGAAACGGGAGGGGCGGCAACTGGCTGTCGCCTTTGTCGGCGGCGAAGCGGACCAGGCGGCCCTGCTGCAGGCGATGGTGGCTGAGGGGTTCCGCGTGCTGCGCTTTCAGCCGGCCGCGCGCACCTTGGAAGATGTCTTTTTGTCTGTTACGGGGGAGGGGAACGGATGA
- a CDS encoding ABC transporter permease codes for MNKLRGRFLQAVLAVELRRRVRSRRLAWLLSGYLAAIGAIILGYLDVSTGPDAVFSATSRELFSLLSTLQLVMVLFLTPAVTAGTISGERERQTLNLLLTTNLTAAEIVVGKLVSSLSFLALLVVASLPLYAIVFVYGGVSPTALASTFAFFLFTMAVVGSVSVLASALAHRTSAAMVATYAVVGVMVIGTVLLAQFAHLWWERVHQSAPPAGWLWGDLALAFNPVYSLWSVLGLHEGLNDRFFLPPVAVYVLGYGAMALAALAAAARAVGRARVEE; via the coding sequence ATGAACAAGCTGCGGGGGCGTTTTTTGCAGGCGGTGTTGGCCGTGGAGCTGCGCCGGCGCGTGCGGTCGCGTCGTTTGGCGTGGCTCCTCAGCGGATACCTGGCTGCCATTGGCGCCATCATCCTGGGCTATCTCGATGTCTCCACCGGGCCCGACGCCGTGTTTTCCGCTACCAGCCGCGAGCTCTTTTCCTTGCTGTCCACTCTGCAGCTTGTGATGGTGCTCTTTCTCACGCCGGCGGTGACGGCGGGGACGATCAGCGGCGAACGGGAACGGCAGACGCTGAACCTGCTCCTGACGACCAATCTGACGGCGGCGGAAATCGTCGTCGGCAAGCTGGTCTCCTCCCTAAGCTTTCTCGCGCTGCTCGTGGTGGCTTCCCTGCCCCTGTACGCCATCGTTTTTGTGTACGGCGGCGTGTCGCCAACGGCGCTGGCATCCACCTTCGCCTTTTTCCTGTTCACCATGGCCGTCGTCGGCAGCGTCAGCGTGCTCGCCTCGGCCCTTGCCCACCGAACGAGCGCGGCCATGGTTGCAACCTACGCCGTGGTGGGGGTGATGGTGATCGGCACCGTGCTCTTAGCCCAGTTTGCCCACCTGTGGTGGGAGCGCGTCCACCAGTCGGCGCCGCCGGCCGGTTGGCTCTGGGGCGACCTGGCGCTGGCGTTCAACCCTGTCTATTCGCTGTGGTCGGTGCTCGGCTTGCACGAGGGGCTGAACGACCGCTTTTTCCTTCCCCCGGTGGCCGTTTACGTGCTCGGCTACGGGGCGATGGCCCTCGCCGCGCTGGCGGCGGCCGCCCGCGCTGTCGGGCGGGCGCGCGTTGAGGAATGA
- a CDS encoding aspartate dehydrogenase produces MLHVGIIGYGAIGRDVARYIAEGKAGRSVLAGVLVRPGRRAATGLDPALVDEDVAAFLARPLDVVVEAAGHEAVRRYAAEVLAGGRDLIVVSVGALADPALLDAVVRATEASGRRVFLPSAAIAGLDRIAAGATGTLEAVTLTTRKPPRAWVGTPVEAQVPLAELSEPVCVFDGTARDAALRFPESVNVAAALSLAGAGFDRTQVRVFVDPTVTENVHELTAVGAFGRLEVTIRNAPSANPKTGVAVAMSVAKVLRNLSEPLVVGI; encoded by the coding sequence ATGCTGCACGTGGGGATCATCGGATACGGGGCCATCGGGCGGGATGTGGCCCGGTACATCGCCGAGGGGAAGGCCGGCCGTTCGGTGCTCGCCGGCGTTCTGGTCCGGCCGGGGCGAAGGGCAGCGACCGGCCTCGACCCCGCTCTCGTTGATGAGGACGTTGCCGCCTTTCTCGCCCGTCCGCTGGATGTGGTGGTGGAAGCCGCCGGCCACGAAGCGGTGCGCCGCTACGCCGCGGAGGTGTTGGCCGGCGGGCGCGACCTGATTGTCGTCAGCGTGGGCGCCCTGGCCGACCCGGCGCTGCTCGATGCGGTGGTGCGGGCCACCGAAGCAAGCGGACGGCGCGTCTTTCTGCCCTCGGCGGCCATCGCCGGGCTCGACCGGATCGCCGCGGGGGCCACCGGCACCCTCGAGGCCGTGACCTTGACCACCCGCAAACCGCCGCGGGCCTGGGTGGGAACACCGGTGGAAGCGCAAGTCCCTTTGGCCGAACTGTCCGAACCGGTCTGCGTCTTCGACGGCACCGCCCGCGACGCGGCGCTGCGCTTTCCCGAGAGCGTCAATGTGGCCGCCGCCCTCAGCCTCGCCGGCGCGGGTTTCGACCGCACGCAGGTGCGCGTCTTTGTCGATCCCACGGTAACCGAAAACGTGCATGAGCTCACAGCCGTCGGCGCCTTTGGCCGCCTGGAGGTCACCATCCGCAACGCTCCCAGCGCCAACCCGAAAACGGGCGTCGCCGTGGCCATGAGCGTGGCCAAGGTGCTGCGCAACCTGTCCGAGCCACTGGTCGTGGGGATCTAG
- a CDS encoding GntR family transcriptional regulator, which produces MGKRQGASWDEDLSPIRDKVYQYLKNAILTGELKAGERIVERDLAEKLNISRTPIREALFRLESQGFVKTLPRRGVVVNRLSVDEVLEIFTLLAVLGGLAVKLAAKKVNDEDRRRLNELATKIERLLDGDAPEEDVAQFHLHIVDTLYRSAKSPRLYEMLTGLFDYVRAFAHVGYEQPGRLEEALREHLSVLRAVCDGNGELAESLIHVHMENAKQAYLAALRDANRRDGKRANDEWNNPSEN; this is translated from the coding sequence GTGGGTAAGCGCCAGGGAGCCAGCTGGGATGAGGACCTCAGCCCCATTCGGGACAAGGTGTACCAGTATCTGAAGAACGCCATCCTGACCGGCGAGCTGAAGGCCGGCGAGCGCATTGTCGAGCGGGACTTGGCCGAAAAGCTGAACATCAGCCGCACTCCCATACGCGAAGCCCTCTTCCGCCTCGAATCGCAAGGGTTTGTGAAGACCTTGCCGCGCCGCGGCGTCGTGGTCAACCGACTTTCGGTCGACGAGGTGCTTGAAATTTTTACCCTGTTGGCCGTGCTCGGGGGGCTGGCGGTCAAGCTGGCGGCGAAAAAGGTAAACGACGAGGACCGCCGGAGGTTGAACGAGCTGGCGACAAAGATCGAGCGCTTGCTCGACGGTGATGCGCCGGAGGAAGATGTGGCGCAGTTTCACCTGCACATCGTCGACACCCTGTACCGGTCGGCCAAGAGCCCGCGGCTTTACGAGATGCTGACGGGTCTCTTCGATTATGTGCGGGCTTTTGCACACGTCGGGTACGAACAACCGGGGCGCCTCGAGGAGGCATTGCGCGAGCACCTGAGCGTTCTTCGCGCCGTTTGCGACGGCAACGGCGAGTTGGCCGAATCGCTCATCCATGTCCACATGGAGAACGCCAAGCAGGCGTATTTGGCTGCGCTTCGGGACGCGAACCGACGCGACGGCAAGCGGGCGAACGACGAATGGAACAATCCGTCTGAAAATTGA
- a CDS encoding chromate transporter, whose amino-acid sequence MSLYDLAIAFLRSGLMGYGGGPSVIPLIRYEAVEKYRWMSDDEFGDVLALANALPGPIATKMAAYIGYRVKGWPGAAVAVLAHIVPSAVAMIALVGSLAALQGVAVVRGMIRAVSPVIGVMLAVMAVEFFRKAWRGMGAAWATGLTALSLVTVAVAGMHPALVIAAFLAGAWGKVTLERRGGRRGDVSPPQSTEHSDDSRLAMEGEGQGKR is encoded by the coding sequence ATGTCCTTGTACGACTTGGCGATCGCCTTTTTGCGCTCGGGCCTGATGGGCTACGGAGGCGGGCCGTCGGTCATCCCGCTCATTCGCTATGAGGCGGTGGAAAAATACCGCTGGATGAGTGACGACGAATTTGGCGACGTGTTGGCCCTCGCCAACGCCTTGCCGGGGCCCATTGCGACGAAAATGGCCGCCTATATCGGGTACCGCGTCAAGGGATGGCCCGGCGCGGCGGTGGCGGTGCTGGCCCACATCGTGCCCTCGGCGGTGGCGATGATCGCCTTGGTGGGATCGCTGGCGGCGCTGCAGGGCGTGGCCGTGGTGCGGGGGATGATTCGGGCCGTCAGCCCGGTGATCGGGGTGATGTTGGCCGTGATGGCGGTGGAGTTTTTCCGCAAGGCCTGGCGGGGCATGGGCGCCGCGTGGGCGACGGGGTTGACGGCGCTTTCGCTTGTCACGGTGGCCGTGGCCGGGATGCATCCGGCGCTCGTCATCGCCGCCTTTTTGGCCGGCGCGTGGGGGAAGGTGACCCTGGAGCGGCGCGGAGGCCGGCGAGGCGACGTTTCGCCGCCTCAATCAACGGAACATTCCGACGATTCCCGCCTCGCGATGGAGGGAGAAGGGCAGGGAAAACGATGA
- a CDS encoding chromate transporter encodes MMLLHLFWAFFLANLLGYGGGPPSIPLIQSEVVDRYGWLTLKAFGDLLALGNALPGPIATKLAAAIGYQQGGGMGAVVALTATVAPSAVAMVALFRFADRFKDAPQVQAMARAVQPVVAVLLGILAVQFFAEAFHGSGWVHTAVLAAASYWTLERLRIHPALVIAGSLVYGALFLR; translated from the coding sequence ATGATGCTTCTCCATCTGTTTTGGGCCTTCTTTTTGGCCAACCTGCTCGGCTACGGCGGGGGGCCGCCATCGATCCCCCTCATTCAAAGCGAAGTGGTGGACCGGTACGGGTGGTTGACCCTCAAGGCCTTTGGGGACCTGTTGGCCCTGGGCAATGCCTTGCCCGGCCCCATCGCCACGAAATTGGCGGCGGCCATCGGCTACCAGCAAGGTGGCGGCATGGGAGCCGTCGTGGCCCTTACCGCCACCGTGGCGCCGTCGGCGGTGGCAATGGTGGCGCTGTTTCGCTTTGCCGATCGTTTCAAGGACGCGCCGCAGGTGCAAGCCATGGCCCGGGCCGTACAGCCGGTGGTGGCGGTGTTGCTGGGGATCTTGGCGGTGCAATTCTTCGCCGAAGCGTTCCACGGCAGCGGATGGGTGCACACGGCGGTGCTGGCGGCGGCCAGCTACTGGACCCTCGAACGGCTTCGGATCCATCCGGCGCTGGTGATTGCCGGTTCGCTTGTCTATGGGGCGCTCTTTTTGCGCTGA
- a CDS encoding 2Fe-2S iron-sulfur cluster-binding protein has protein sequence MPTVRLYRGDALVHEQEVATGTNLVVLAGIRQFPLRYGCGMGRCTKCKIRVLRGGEHLAPPNWKEKKMLGEQLRDGYRLACQLFITHDLDIRQDEPVR, from the coding sequence ATGCCCACGGTGCGGCTCTATCGGGGCGATGCGCTGGTGCATGAACAGGAGGTCGCGACCGGCACCAACCTGGTTGTGCTGGCGGGCATTCGCCAGTTTCCCCTGCGCTACGGGTGCGGCATGGGGCGGTGCACCAAGTGCAAGATTCGGGTTCTGCGCGGCGGGGAACACCTCGCGCCGCCCAATTGGAAGGAGAAAAAGATGCTGGGCGAACAGCTGCGCGACGGGTACCGTTTGGCCTGCCAGCTGTTCATCACCCACGACCTCGACATTCGGCAGGATGAACCTGTGCGTTGA
- a CDS encoding RNA polymerase sigma factor produces the protein MENRDATLERLVRDHQRALFAFLYRMCGDRGVAEELMQETFVRALRALARYRPSGDGRAWLFSIAVNLVRDRWRRQAKRGIMLPVEEAELRAADSPEDETLKRLTHQQVRHALLRLPWEQRTAIILRYYHDLRYEEIAQVMACPVGTVRSRIHHGLARLKRLLSAEVITR, from the coding sequence GTGGAAAACCGGGACGCGACGCTTGAGCGGCTGGTGCGCGATCACCAGCGGGCCCTCTTTGCGTTTCTGTACCGGATGTGCGGGGATCGCGGCGTGGCGGAGGAGTTGATGCAGGAGACGTTTGTGCGGGCGTTGCGGGCGCTGGCCCGTTACCGGCCAAGCGGTGATGGGCGGGCATGGCTCTTCAGCATCGCCGTTAACCTTGTGCGCGACCGCTGGCGACGGCAGGCGAAGCGGGGCATCATGCTTCCGGTTGAGGAAGCCGAGCTCCGGGCGGCGGATTCCCCGGAGGACGAAACGCTCAAGCGGCTGACGCACCAGCAGGTTCGCCACGCGTTGCTTCGCCTCCCCTGGGAACAGCGCACGGCCATCATCCTACGCTATTACCACGACCTGCGCTACGAGGAGATCGCCCAGGTGATGGCGTGTCCCGTCGGCACGGTTCGCTCGCGCATCCACCACGGACTGGCCCGGCTCAAACGCCTGTTGTCTGCGGAGGTGATCACGCGGTGA
- a CDS encoding zinc ribbon domain-containing protein codes for MKARIGTILVQPKLKRGLVFLILFCVLVAVTDWFVLQHLNRSSLRERDAYSEQLSAIETHIREHGITPELNRILSAFPPSMRYHRFYGVFVQEKPRTIPIVDQHGNVVLQEVKEGAKSPRILAAYPQEWIGKLAKDVYPKDPASWYARKTRMGTGMGVEVTAPDGRKYDITLLLLQNRLPFWAAERVFLLAVVLVWVSLAAWIYVDARSRVKPAAPAWLLLGLLTGPFALAVWLIIRPSPAANAACPGCGADAPKDALFCVRCGYALRAACPECRRAVGQDWHYCASCGAHLIDDPL; via the coding sequence ATGAAAGCGCGCATCGGGACGATCCTCGTGCAACCCAAGCTCAAGCGGGGATTGGTTTTCTTGATTCTTTTTTGCGTGCTTGTGGCGGTCACGGACTGGTTTGTCCTTCAACATTTGAACCGATCTTCTCTCAGGGAACGTGATGCCTATAGCGAACAATTGTCGGCGATTGAAACGCACATCCGCGAGCACGGGATCACGCCGGAACTGAACCGGATCCTGTCAGCGTTTCCCCCGTCCATGCGGTATCACCGGTTTTATGGCGTGTTTGTACAGGAAAAGCCCCGAACGATTCCGATCGTTGATCAACATGGCAATGTCGTATTACAGGAGGTAAAGGAGGGAGCGAAAAGCCCAAGAATCCTTGCGGCCTATCCGCAAGAGTGGATTGGGAAATTGGCGAAGGATGTTTATCCGAAGGACCCTGCATCCTGGTATGCGCGGAAAACCAGAATGGGAACCGGCATGGGGGTTGAAGTTACGGCTCCTGATGGTCGAAAATATGACATCACGCTCTTGCTGTTGCAAAACCGCCTGCCGTTTTGGGCGGCTGAGCGCGTCTTCCTTCTCGCCGTGGTGCTGGTGTGGGTCAGCCTGGCTGCATGGATCTATGTTGACGCGCGCAGCCGGGTGAAGCCCGCCGCGCCGGCTTGGTTGCTGCTCGGCCTGTTGACCGGTCCCTTTGCCCTGGCCGTCTGGCTCATCATCCGGCCGTCGCCGGCGGCAAACGCGGCGTGCCCGGGATGCGGGGCCGATGCGCCCAAGGATGCGCTCTTCTGCGTCCGCTGCGGGTATGCGCTGCGGGCTGCCTGTCCCGAATGCCGCCGGGCCGTGGGGCAGGATTGGCACTACTGCGCCAGCTGCGGCGCCCATCTGATCGACGATCCCCTCTGA
- a CDS encoding ornithine--oxo-acid transaminase, translating to MTSKTERIIAQTETYGAHNYHPLPVVIARAEGIWVEDVEGNRYLDMLSAYSAVNQGHRHPKIIRALKEQADRVTLTSRAFHNDQLGPFCEKLSRLTGKDMVLPMNTGAEAVETAIKAVRRWGYWKKGVPENQAEIIVCENNFHGRTITVISFSSEEAYREGFGPFTPGFKIIPYGDIRALEEAITPNTVAFLVEPIQGEAGIIVPPDGYLRQAYELCKRHNVLFVADEIQTGLGRTGQLFACDWEDVKPDVYILGKALGGGVFPVSAVAADKEILGVFNPGSHGSTFGGNPLACAVAIAALEVIEEERLADRARELGAYFMGELKKIQHPHIKEVRGKGLLVGMELTVPARPYCEKLKEKGLLCKETHENTIRFAPPLVITKDELDWALERIRAVFSA from the coding sequence ATGACCAGCAAAACCGAGCGAATCATCGCCCAAACCGAAACCTACGGCGCGCACAACTACCATCCGCTGCCCGTCGTCATCGCCCGCGCCGAGGGCATCTGGGTGGAAGACGTCGAGGGAAACCGGTACCTGGACATGCTGAGCGCCTATTCGGCGGTGAACCAGGGGCACCGCCATCCGAAGATCATCCGCGCACTCAAGGAACAAGCGGATCGGGTTACCCTCACCTCGCGGGCCTTCCACAACGACCAGCTCGGTCCCTTCTGCGAAAAGCTCTCCCGCCTGACCGGCAAGGACATGGTATTGCCGATGAACACCGGCGCCGAAGCGGTGGAAACGGCGATCAAGGCCGTGCGCCGGTGGGGATACTGGAAGAAGGGCGTGCCCGAAAACCAGGCGGAGATCATCGTCTGCGAAAACAACTTCCACGGGCGGACGATCACCGTCATCTCCTTCTCGTCGGAAGAGGCGTACCGCGAAGGCTTCGGGCCGTTCACCCCGGGCTTCAAGATCATTCCGTACGGCGACATCCGCGCCCTTGAGGAAGCCATCACCCCCAACACCGTCGCCTTCCTCGTCGAGCCCATCCAGGGCGAGGCGGGCATCATCGTGCCGCCGGACGGCTACCTGCGCCAAGCCTACGAGCTGTGCAAGCGGCACAACGTCCTGTTCGTCGCCGACGAGATCCAGACCGGCCTCGGCCGCACCGGCCAGCTCTTCGCCTGCGACTGGGAAGACGTCAAGCCCGACGTCTACATCCTCGGCAAGGCGCTGGGCGGCGGCGTCTTCCCCGTTTCGGCCGTGGCCGCCGACAAGGAGATCCTCGGCGTGTTCAACCCCGGTTCCCACGGCTCGACCTTCGGCGGCAACCCGCTGGCCTGCGCCGTGGCCATCGCCGCCCTGGAGGTCATCGAGGAAGAGCGGCTGGCCGACCGGGCGCGCGAATTGGGCGCCTACTTCATGGGCGAGCTGAAGAAGATTCAGCATCCCCACATCAAGGAAGTGCGCGGCAAGGGGCTCCTCGTTGGCATGGAACTCACCGTTCCAGCCCGCCCGTACTGCGAAAAGCTCAAAGAAAAGGGCCTCCTGTGCAAGGAGACCCACGAAAACACGATTCGCTTCGCCCCGCCGCTCGTCATCACCAAGGACGAACTCGACTGGGCGCTGGAGCGCATCCGCGCGGTGTTTTCCGCCTAA
- a CDS encoding transposase: MKKRSRAEKKSLPEGEIQTLDRTVLGRQARVSVLEKRLKELREHKENGTAPTVIFGGRKLWRNVCKGKATRDEWRAARKNRLYARGDSTKGGNPNMKIAFDGREFRLAVTLSHLSEPVGVDRLGRPIMSRAPRVLGRLWIPEKHRARLLGWLTEKRAYTVELIRGLDGRFRVHIALELDDHPETDFSRGVLAVDINPDGACMANVSSRGLPEPWPRGFQVSAPKNLGKYDGEFQIVPYPSGFLYIRVPELAYASGFRRRYLIGVLAKAVVDIAKALGKPIALEALGFSKGRMDTEKPFNRMASQFPYAAIRMAILRRAVKENVGYKQVPPQHTSTIGRLKYEKKYGVSVHCAAALVIGRRAMGFRERITREVRDFVLRVKERLKPTGDLLPREGIGMTRKVEAALHRLEPRLGLHNGLARWQQESFFSCWRELKIFALTFR, encoded by the coding sequence ATGAAGAAACGGAGCCGGGCCGAAAAGAAAAGTCTCCCGGAAGGCGAGATCCAAACACTCGACCGCACCGTCCTGGGAAGACAGGCCCGCGTTTCCGTGCTGGAAAAGCGGCTGAAGGAGCTGAGAGAACACAAAGAAAACGGAACCGCCCCCACGGTGATCTTTGGAGGAAGAAAGCTCTGGCGGAACGTCTGCAAGGGAAAGGCCACCCGGGACGAATGGCGGGCGGCCCGAAAGAACCGGCTTTACGCCCGCGGCGACAGCACCAAAGGCGGCAACCCCAACATGAAGATTGCGTTTGACGGGCGCGAATTCCGCCTGGCCGTCACCCTTTCCCACCTATCGGAACCGGTTGGTGTCGATCGCCTGGGTCGTCCGATCATGAGCCGGGCCCCCCGCGTCCTTGGCCGGCTCTGGATTCCCGAAAAGCACCGGGCGCGCCTCCTCGGATGGCTCACCGAAAAGCGGGCGTACACCGTGGAACTGATCCGAGGCTTGGACGGACGCTTTCGCGTTCACATCGCGCTGGAACTGGACGATCATCCGGAGACGGATTTTTCGCGCGGCGTTCTGGCCGTCGACATCAACCCCGACGGCGCCTGCATGGCAAACGTATCCTCACGTGGCCTGCCCGAACCGTGGCCGAGAGGATTTCAGGTTTCCGCGCCGAAGAACCTGGGCAAATACGACGGGGAATTCCAAATCGTCCCCTATCCTTCGGGCTTCCTGTACATCCGGGTGCCCGAGCTTGCGTACGCTTCCGGGTTCCGGCGCCGGTACCTGATCGGCGTGCTGGCCAAAGCGGTGGTGGACATCGCCAAAGCACTCGGAAAACCCATCGCCCTGGAGGCGCTGGGCTTCAGCAAGGGGAGAATGGACACAGAGAAGCCATTTAACCGCATGGCTTCCCAGTTTCCCTATGCGGCGATCAGGATGGCGATCCTGCGGCGGGCGGTCAAAGAGAACGTTGGGTACAAACAAGTCCCGCCCCAGCACACCTCCACCATCGGCCGGCTCAAGTACGAAAAGAAATACGGCGTTTCCGTTCACTGTGCGGCGGCTCTGGTGATCGGCAGGCGGGCCATGGGTTTCAGGGAGCGTATCACGCGCGAGGTTCGGGACTTCGTGCTTCGGGTGAAAGAACGGCTGAAACCGACGGGGGATCTCTTACCGAGGGAAGGAATCGGGATGACCCGGAAGGTCGAGGCCGCGCTTCACCGCTTGGAGCCCCGGCTTGGTTTGCACAACGGGCTTGCCCGCTGGCAGCAGGAAAGTTTCTTCTCCTGCTGGCGCGAACTGAAGATCTTCGCCTTGACCTTCCGGTGA
- a CDS encoding recombinase family protein produces MELPEPDAAVLYARVSTKKQAEAGKLERQVERLRAYAKELGYRVVAEYAERVQDLLAIVTSFSTRIDGARRGRKIRQGFQELMQHVGEEPSSDHHRGIFPRRFPRLSIAEVGPGRRRSPDHRDATFLRLPAVVLQADFEWAFPH; encoded by the coding sequence ATGGAACTTCCAGAACCCGATGCGGCCGTCCTCTACGCCCGGGTATCGACGAAAAAGCAGGCCGAAGCGGGAAAGCTCGAGCGGCAAGTGGAAAGGCTCCGGGCTTACGCCAAAGAATTGGGCTACCGGGTGGTGGCCGAATATGCGGAGCGGGTTCAGGATTTGCTGGCCATCGTCACGTCTTTTTCCACCCGGATCGACGGCGCCAGAAGGGGAAGGAAAATCCGCCAGGGCTTTCAGGAGCTGATGCAGCATGTCGGGGAAGAACCTTCATCTGACCATCATCGGGGAATTTTTCCCCGACGTTTCCCCCGTCTTTCGATCGCGGAAGTGGGCCCGGGGCGAAGAAGATCCCCTGACCACCGAGATGCGACTTTTCTCCGCCTGCCTGCGGTGGTCTTACAAGCGGATTTTGAATGGGCTTTCCCGCACTGA
- the leuD gene encoding 3-isopropylmalate dehydratase small subunit, which produces MQPFRVHTGLVAPLDRVNVDTDAIIPKQFLKRIERTGFGQFLFYDWRFRDDGSPNPDFVLNQPRYQGASILLARHNFGCGSSREHAPWALLDYGFRVIIAPSFADIFYNNCFQNGLLPLVLDEDVVDALFRRTEATPGYTLTVDLEQCVVRDDSGWETSFAIDPYRRERLLLGLDDIGLTLQKEAKIAAYEARMPAYVRLLDDPE; this is translated from the coding sequence ATGCAACCGTTTCGCGTCCACACCGGCCTTGTCGCCCCGCTGGATCGGGTGAATGTGGACACCGACGCCATCATCCCCAAGCAGTTTCTCAAGCGCATCGAGCGCACCGGCTTCGGCCAGTTCCTCTTCTACGACTGGCGCTTTCGGGACGACGGTTCGCCCAACCCCGATTTCGTCCTCAACCAGCCGCGCTATCAGGGCGCGAGCATCCTCCTCGCCCGCCATAACTTCGGTTGCGGCTCGTCGCGCGAACACGCCCCCTGGGCCCTTTTGGATTATGGCTTTCGCGTCATCATCGCCCCGTCCTTCGCCGACATCTTTTACAACAACTGCTTCCAGAACGGCCTCTTGCCCCTCGTCCTCGACGAGGACGTCGTCGACGCGCTGTTTCGCCGCACCGAGGCCACGCCGGGCTATACGCTCACCGTCGACCTGGAGCAATGCGTCGTCCGTGACGACAGCGGCTGGGAGACGTCCTTCGCCATCGACCCGTACCGTCGCGAACGGCTCTTGCTCGGCCTTGATGACATCGGCCTGACGCTGCAAAAGGAAGCAAAGATTGCCGCCTACGAGGCGAGGATGCCGGCGTACGTTCGCCTTTTGGATGACCCCGAATGA